ACACGAACCCCACCAGCTCCTCTATCCTCTATCGTTGGGCCTCCCGCTCTTCCACCGCCCTCGCTTCCATCTCCTCGCGAAGCCTCCTTTCTTCTAGCAGTTGGGCCTACAACATTTGACCCCCAATGTTAAAGTAAGGCAAAGATATGTAAAAATCAATAAGcaacgaataaaacagaaattaCTTGGAGTTCGTTGACAAGGTGTGAAGCAGTGGTTGGCCGTGGACGTATGGCCGGGCttgcgctcgtgctccgtgctcggatctaggagagggtGGGAGTAGAGGACGTCTCGATGACACCATCACCCATCcaataccgcccatgcttcttgccaccTTCCACCCTCATGACGATCTCTCCGTCAAAGTCATGggcgctcggatcgtactctggcccatggaccgcCCTTGCCATCTCAGTATACTGACTGAGACGGCTATGGACGGTTGCGTTGCTGTATGCCGAAGGAGGGTCATTCGGGTTGTACGAGACATCGGatttcgccttgcccttgtgggccatggcatatgccatgaactgggTAACCGGCTACCCACCATGCGACGATGACTACGAGAaaaacagcaagatgattagaaatcatgcaacaTACAACGTTATAATAAAAAAATAGATTCTCATACCCATGTTTGCATGTATCCGTTGAGGCTGCGGTTGCGTTGATGGTGTGGTACACCTATCATCTGCAAACGACGCTCCCAACAAGCTTTGTGCTGGGCAATCCATTCGGGGtccaaccacttgtccaccatcatcTCCCAGCATCAGGGATCCCCGGAGCACCAGCACGGAACCACCTATAAGCCAtgaagtatatgacatataagaagttAAATTAAAGCTATCAGCACTACATTATTAATGTTCGAATACATTTACCTTCATGAACTCTTCCTTGGTCAGTGCCATATCTCTTGCTTCTTTCTTCGTGACCTTCGTTGCAAGGTAGGACCCGTGGTATGTTATGATGGCCTGGACGCGTGCCTCGTAATGCAGCTGCTTCACGAGTCTTTTACATGCTTTGGTTAGCACCACATCCGCCGTGTCCTCAAAGCCTTCCTGAAGTCTGAAGAAATTCTGCATATACACACGAAGTATTCATTCATTATTTCAAAAAAtatccaatgaatgcgatgtattgaacaatgtagtgcgagaaagacttacccatagctcagccttcacccgctccgccttgttggggaATGTCCTGCCAAGCAGATCTGTAGCATCGGGGGCGTTGGCGTAGTGGGCAAACGTGTAGGGCGGCTCCTCTCTCTCGGCGAACTGGACcaagccagggaagtgttccttgACCAGAAGGCCAAGGATGCC
This DNA window, taken from Miscanthus floridulus cultivar M001 chromosome 13, ASM1932011v1, whole genome shotgun sequence, encodes the following:
- the LOC136500990 gene encoding uncharacterized protein; the encoded protein is MEDEEDERVEDEEEREEDEDGEEEEVEEEAAAGSASSDTSSVYLRGLASLPTRPIPSYRRPKIAPDGETGWMVVESAGCHTRKVSGILGLLVKEHFPGLVQFAEREEPPYTFAHYANAPDATDLLGRTFPNKAERVKAELWNFFRLQEGFEDTADVVLTKACKRLVKQLHYEARVQAIITYHGSYLATKVTKKEARDMALTKEEFMKVVPCWCSGDP